GGTGAAATCACCGGCCAGGGCGACATGCCCCGCGGTGGGCGCTTCGTAGGTGAAACAGACCCGCTTGCGTGCTGGTTTTGTTGCTGCCATAAGCCCAGGTACCATTAGGGTTAAACCATCCAGCCGTATTGAACATGCGCTTCCTTGCGTGGGTGGTCAAGCGGTTTTGGCGCAATTTTCGGCCCCTCAGCGCCAAAAGCCGGTGGGGCATCACCGGATTAGCTTAAACCCCTCCCGCTGAAGTTTTTTCCATTGGATATGGGAAAGGCGGTAAAGTCTCGCCGGCCGGCGTTGGGAGGAGCGGTCCTCCTTGCCGGTGGGGACAAATAAGCCGGTGGGCAGCAGATGGCGGCGGAAATTTCGTTTATCCAGCGGACGACCAGCCAAAAGTTCGCAAAGATGCTGGACCTGAGACACTTTGAAGAGCGGCGGGAGCAGCGCCAGCGGGGTCAAACCGAGGCGGGCCTGGTCATGCAGCCAGGCCAGGGCTGCCGCCAAAATCTTGGCATGGTCAAACGCCAGGGCGGGGGGATGCAGGGCATCGAACCAAGCGGCCTCGGCGGCGTCGCTGCCGGCCTCGATCGCTTGGGCAGATGC
This sequence is a window from Verrucomicrobiia bacterium. Protein-coding genes within it:
- a CDS encoding NUDIX hydrolase produces the protein MSTSKTGSPARRYHYAHPHPAVTVDTVVFGFNGQALQILLVRRANPPYAGHWAFPGGFVDMEESLEASACRELKEETGLTVQPQALHQLGAFGQPGRDPRERVISVVFIHLTGASAQAIEAGSDAAEAAWFDALHPPALAFDHAKILAAALAWLHDQARLGLTPLALLPPLFKVSQVQHLCELLAGRPLDKRNFRRHLLPTGLFVPTGKEDRSSQRRPARLYRLSHIQWKKLQREGFKLIR